The following proteins are encoded in a genomic region of Brachionichthys hirsutus isolate HB-005 chromosome 14, CSIRO-AGI_Bhir_v1, whole genome shotgun sequence:
- the gpr158a gene encoding metabotropic glycine receptor: MSVPRLSLLPLLLLQVAFVIGAKHKYAEWTTHGKDAAAPGATRGAAAHRRQPAHLSAPRLLPAVTAQEEHLPRVVTAFLHTGDSSTLKHANCSRRYELTSLRGRSQAAPHPSLSGVRDAVLHAANFLNVILQANRSREQSLRRDIEWYQALVRSVLEGDDRIHRAAVTFSGGLSLAGPPVLLQATRAGGEIVLQDLSGVAHQYLHNRSADSEWDHQVKNRRKPTFHKRVLSQDLGSADNSLKRGESFTADKKHAKWSAPYLECENGTFVPRWLLTLSAAFYGLNPSLAPEFRGVVRVDINLQDLDIDQCSTDGWFAGTHRCNTTTMECVAIRGHGFVLDKYKCHCRKGFYHPSRLAVNGVPRMGRQGKTSGSGPTVDEGSSSDCVPCRLGCAYCKDDTPCVAPEDGALRLAVLSFQCLCLLIVFVSMVLVYHFRRNKTIRASGLVLLEAILCGALLLYFPVGILYFQPSVFRCILLRWVRLLGFATVYGTVTLKLYRVLKVFLSRTAQRIPYMTSWRVLRLLAILLLIVCWFLVAWTSAVCQNLDRKSALINVGRTPDGLQFGMCLLDRWDYMMAVAEFLFLLWAVYLCYAVRTVPSAFHEPRYMAIAVHNELVLSAIFYVLRFTLAPELHPDWMLLLFFTHTHLTVTVTLGLLLIPKFLFAGTHMRDDIASEAYEDELDMGRSGSYLNSSITSAWSEHSLDPEDIRTPDEMGQLSSVNGCGVRSCDSLWEKRTNEELKKLYSQLEIYKRKKMLANNPHLQKKRSSKKGLGRSLMRRITEIPESVHRQCSREDKEAGEHGSNRNSICMLKKNPFDPTQPGKTAKDETLKNKIFSLKKSHSSYDHVRDQSEDTNSPVADKMEMTTTEGSLLDTLMGKKSVKKKSNENINAPSESTESVPLVCKSVSAHNLSADKKPMHPRASMLQKSLSVIASARDKTLGLTGKTQSMEDSNKKSQPKSKDTKANAEPENDSHPKMIMSQSVEYKQGVEKGRITKQPVGGSQPTISSDLVKGKDLYDLSEVCPWEVEDLPTHSENKVQKHVSIAPKETTTVHGGSTKGGKSQQQKHKADQSSSGGHPKEIQRTSAIRPEVCPWEDGSVSQVCQVERSKQQTCSQASNPAKTKQSLSAPESSKTKPIDVYPLDFEGAQKTTELAHSPDMTKQSKITSPVDGKGKNTLSDPSKAVGSLQPPCTKADVCPWDYDSTAISPNSGQRTPSPSQASQTKEFPSKKKGIPSTRTVEKEKSKDSDDEKNRTKAKDKSKSSEKYVSQQKMAEVCPWDVESLQEVPLVEKRKSANVGAAKAKPADVCPWDFEDAADKKATDKCGKQSNPNPKRESGNAAKKADVCPWDFEDSTSSKTA; encoded by the exons ATGTCTGTTCCCCGGCTgtcgctgctgccgctgctgctgctgcaagttGCATTTGTGATCGGAGCGAAGCACAAATACGCGGAATGGACAACGCACGGGAAAGACGCCGCCGCGCCGGGCGCGACCCGCGGCGCGGCGGCGCACCGGCGGCAGCCGGCGCATCTCAGCGCGCCTCGGCTTCTTCCAGCGGTGACGGCGCAAGAGGAGCATCTCCCCCGGGTGGTCACGGCGTTTCTTCACACGGGGGACTCGAGCACGTTAAAGCACGCCAACTGCTCGCGGAGGTACGAGCTCACCTCCCTGCGGGGAAGGTCTCAAGCCGCCCCGCATCCCTCCCTGAGCGGCGTGCGGGACGCGGTGCTGCACGCCGCAAACTTCCTCAACGTGATCCTGCAAGCCAACAGGTCCAGGGAGCAGAGTCTCCGGCGAGACATCGAGTGGTACCAGGCTCTGGTCCGGAGCGTCCTGGAAGGGGACGACAGGATCCACCGGGCGGCTGTGACTTTCAGTGGGGGGTTGTCCCTGGCGGGGCCCCCGGTGCTTCTCCAAGCCACCAGGGCCGGTGGAGAGATAGTCCTCCAGGACCTGTCCGGGGTGGCCCACCAGTATCTGCACAACCGCTCCGCAGACTCAGAGTGGGACCACCAGGTGAAGAACCGGAGGAAGCCCACGTTCCACAAGCGGGTGCTGAGCCAGGATTTAGGATCAGCCGACAACTCTTTAAAAAGAGGCGAGAGTTTCACCGCCGATAAGAAGCACGCCAAATGGTCGGCGCCCTACCTGGAGTGTGAGAACGGGACTTTTGTTCCCCGTTGGCTTCTGACCTTATCAGCGGCCTTCTATGGCCTGAATCCCAGCCTGGCTCCTGAGTTCAG GGGCGTGGTGCGCGTTGACATTAATCTACAGGATCTTGATATCGACCAGTGCTCCACCGACGGCTGGTTTGCTGGAACCCATCGGTGCAATACGACCACGATGGAG TGTGTGGCGATCCGGGGACACGGATTCGTCTTGGACAAGTACAAGTGTCACTGCAGGAAGGGATTCTATCATCCCAGCAGACTGGCTGTCAACGGCGTCCCGA GGATGGGGAGGCAGGGAAAGACCTCCGGGAGCGGACCGACCGTAGACGAGGGGTCGTCCAGCGACTGCGTGCCTTGTCGGCTGGGCTGCGCCTACTGTAAGGACGACACCCCCTGCGTGGCGCCGGAGGACGGCGCTCTCCGCCTGGCCGTCCTCTCCTTCCAGTGCCTCTGCTTATTGATCGTCTTCGTCAGCATGGTCCTCGTCTACCACTTCCGTAGGAACAAG ACGATCAGAGCATCGGGCCTCGTCCTGTTGGAGGCTATTCTGTGTGGAGCGCTGCTTCTCTATTTTCCG GTCGGGATTCTCTACTTCCAACCCAGCGTTTTCCGCTGCATCCTGCTGCGATGGGTCCGGCTGCTCGGTTTCGCCACGGTGTACGGGACCGTGACTCTTAAGTTGTACAg GGTTCTGAAGGTGTTCCTGTCCCGTACCGCCCAGAGGATCCCCTACATGACCAGCTGGCGAGTTCTGCGTCTGCtcgccatcctcctcctcatcgtctgCTGGTTCCTGGTGGCTTGGACATCCGCCGTGTGTCAGAACCTGGACAGGAAGTCGGCCCTCATCAACGTGGGCCGCACTCCGGACGGGCTGCAGTTCGGCATGTGCCTGCTGGATCGCTGGGACTACATGATGGCCGTCG CTgagttcctcttcctgttgtggGCGGTGTACCTGTGCTACGCTGTGAGGACGGTGCCGTCCGCGTTCCACGAGCCTCGATACATGGCCATCGCCGTTCACAACGAGCTCGTCCTGTCAGCCATTTTCTACGTCCTCAG GTTCACGCTCGCTCCGGAGCTCCACCCGGattggatgctgctgctgttcttcacCCACACCCACTTAACCGTAACAGTAACTCTGGGTCTGCTCCTCATTCCGAAG TTTCTATTTGCCGGCACCCACATGAGAGACGACATTGCGTCTGAGGCCTACGAGGACGAGCTGGACATGGGTCGTTCCGGCTCCTATCTCAACAGCAGCATCACTTCGGCGTGGAGTGAACACAGTCTGGATCCTGAGGACATTCGG acacctGACGAAATGGGCCAGCTCAGTTCTGTTAATGGCTGTGGTGTCAGGTCTTGCGACAGTCTTTGGGAAAAACGTACCAAC GAGGAACTGAAGAAACTCTACTCCCAGTTGGAGATTTataagaggaagaagatgctgGCAAACAACCCTCATCTCCAGAAGAAGCGAAGCTCCAAGAAAGGTTTGGGTCGTTCGCTGATGAGGCGCATCACGGAAATTCCGGAATCGGTGCATCGGCAATGCAGCCGTGAAGACAAGGAGGCCGGAGAACATGGGAGCAACCGGAACAGCATCTGCATGTTGAAGAAGAACCCCTTTGACCCGACTCAGCCTGGAAAGACAGCAAAGGATGAGACCTTAAAGAACAAGATTTTCTCCCTTAAGAAGTCTCACAGCAGCTATGATCATGTCCGCGACCAAAGTGAAGACACCAACAGCCCGGTGGCAGACAAGATGGAGATGACCACCACTGAAGGCTCCCTCCTGGATACACTTATGGGCAAGAAGTCGGTCAAGAAGAAGTCCAATGAAAATATTAATGCCCCCAGTGAATCTACGGAATCAGTTCCTTTAGTCTGCAAGTCGGTCAGTGCCCATAATCTCTCTGCGGACAAGAAGCCGATGCATCCTAGAGCCTCCATGCTTCAGAAGTCTCTGAGTGTCATTGCCAGTGCCAGAGATAAGACTTTGGGCTTGACTGGAAAGACTCAGAGCATGGAAGACAGCAATAAGAAGAGTCAGCCAAAGAGCAAAGACACAAAGGCCAATGCAGAGCCAGAAAATGACTCTCATCCCAAGATGATTATGAGCCAATCAGTTGAGTACAAGCAAGGCGTGGAAAAAGGTAGGATCACGAAACAGCCGGTAGGTGGAAGCCAGCCGACAATCTCTTCTGATCTCGTCAAGGGAAAGGATTTATACGATCTCTCAGAGGTGTGTCCCTGGGAAGTGGAGGACCTCCCCACGCATTCTGAAAACAAGGTCCAAAAGCATGTATCTATCGCACCAAAGGAAACGACAACAGTTCACGGAGGTAGCACCAAAGGAGGCAAATCTCAGCAGCAGAAACATAAAGCCGATCAGTCGTCTAGTGGCGGGCATCCAAAGGAAATTCAGAGGACGTCCGCCATACGACCGGAGGTGTGTCCATGGGAGGATGGAAGTGTAAGTCAAGTCTGTCAAGTAGAAAGGTCAAAGCAGCAAACATGCAGTCAGGCAAGCAATCCTGCCAAGACCAAGCAATCTCTTTCTGCACCAGAGAGTTCCAAAACTAAGCCAATTGACGTTTACCCATTGGACTTCGAGGGAGCTCAAAAGACCACGGAGTTAGCTCACTCACCAGATATGACAAAACAGAGTAAAATCACCTCTCCTGTGGATGGGAAAGGGAAAAATACTCTTTCAGATCCATCCAAGGCAGTAGGCTCTCTCCAGCCCCCATGTACAAAAGCCGATGTATGTCCCTGGGACTACGACAGTACTGCTATATCTCCAAATTCTGGACAGAGGACACCTAGTCCCTCTCAAGCATCCCAAACCAAGGAATTCCCTTCGAAAAAGAAGGGTATTCCTTCAACAAGAACAGTTGAGAAAGAGAAATCAAAGGACAGTGATGACGAGAAAAATAGAACAAAGGCTAAGGACAAGAGTAAATCTTCAGAGAAATACGTGAGCCAACAGAAAATGGCTGAGGTATGCCCTTGGGATGTAGAAAGTCTTCAGGAGGTACCGTTGgtagaaaaaaggaaaagtgcAAATGTCGGAGCAGCCAAAGCAAAGCCGGCTGATGTCTGTCCGTGGGATTTTGAAGATGCGGCAGATAAAAAAGCTACAGACAAATGTGGGAAGCAGAGCAATCCCAATCCTAAACGTGAAAGTGGAAATGCTGCTAAAAAGGCAGATGTTTGTCCCTGGGATTTTGAGGATAGCACATCCAGCAAGACGGCATGA